A stretch of the Acanthopagrus latus isolate v.2019 chromosome 9, fAcaLat1.1, whole genome shotgun sequence genome encodes the following:
- the LOC119025583 gene encoding ICOS ligand-like isoform X2, which yields MLAVVFPLLLLLAPILGQRPQLLHVAVGGSVLIPCSLPGYPHNLKWFYWQEDEYLVFHWDGGKTIPVQNNKYKDRYQVFNSEFSSGNISIRLDNISPEDDQKTFFAYVKFYDEQKKVFKHPEEWCRSMLQVSAPYQDLVLTVNHTTNSATCSARGGYPAAQVSWKGLNRSSDEELDLQDAETFLQPGPTEKTFSFTSSVNITGLKSVTCVVYNPHSNKTITRTEKIDTEEGEQKYLLPIKIIAPVVIIALIAILCVVLQKSIFTGPQDQRKDEEGARESTQPSVPGSPVF from the exons ATGCTGGCTgtggtgtttcctctgttgCTTCTCCTTG caCCCATCTTGGGTCAGAGACCTCAGCTTCTCCATGTCGCTGTTGGAGGATCCGTCCTGATCCCATGTTCCCTCCCTGGATATCCGCACAATCTCAAGTGGTTCTATTGGCAGGAGGACGAGTACCTTGTGTTTCACTGGGATGGTGGAAAAACCATCCCagtacaaaacaacaaatacaaggACAGGTACCAAGTCTTCAATTCTGAATTCAGTTCCGGAAATATTTCCATCAGACTTGACAACATTTCTCCTGAAGATGATCAGAAAACATTCTTTGCCTACGTTAAATTCTACGATGAGCAGAAAAAAGTCTTCAAACACCCTGAAGAATGGTGCAGATCCATGCTGCAGGTTTCAG CTCCCTACCAGGATCTGGTCCTGACGGTTAACCACACAACCAACAGTGCAACCTGCTCAGCACGAGGAGGATATCCTGCAGCTCAGGTATCATGGAAGGGTCTGAACAGATCCAGCGATGAAGAGCTGGACCTGCAGGATGCTGAGACGTTCCTGCAGCCGGGTCCAACAGAGAAAACCTTCTCCTTCACAAGCTCTGTCAACATTACAGGGTTAAAGTCTGTAACCTGCGTCGTCTACAACCCTCACTCCAACAAGACCATCACCAGAACTGAAAAGATCGACACTG AGGAGGGCGAGCAGAAGTATCTGTTGCCTATTAAAATAATTGCACCTGTCGTCATCATCGCCCTCATCGCTATTTTGTGTGTGGTGCTACAGAAAAG TATTTTTACTGGACCCCAGGAccagagaaaagatgaagaaggTGCAAGAGAATCAACCCAGCCCTCCGTCCCAGGCAGCCCGGTGTTCTGA
- the LOC119025583 gene encoding ICOS ligand-like isoform X1: MENFLFLTNISLFSVLAPILGQRPQLLHVAVGGSVLIPCSLPGYPHNLKWFYWQEDEYLVFHWDGGKTIPVQNNKYKDRYQVFNSEFSSGNISIRLDNISPEDDQKTFFAYVKFYDEQKKVFKHPEEWCRSMLQVSAPYQDLVLTVNHTTNSATCSARGGYPAAQVSWKGLNRSSDEELDLQDAETFLQPGPTEKTFSFTSSVNITGLKSVTCVVYNPHSNKTITRTEKIDTEEGEQKYLLPIKIIAPVVIIALIAILCVVLQKSIFTGPQDQRKDEEGARESTQPSVPGSPVF, from the exons ATGGAGAATTTCCTCTTCCTGACAAATAtttccttgttttctgttttagcaCCCATCTTGGGTCAGAGACCTCAGCTTCTCCATGTCGCTGTTGGAGGATCCGTCCTGATCCCATGTTCCCTCCCTGGATATCCGCACAATCTCAAGTGGTTCTATTGGCAGGAGGACGAGTACCTTGTGTTTCACTGGGATGGTGGAAAAACCATCCCagtacaaaacaacaaatacaaggACAGGTACCAAGTCTTCAATTCTGAATTCAGTTCCGGAAATATTTCCATCAGACTTGACAACATTTCTCCTGAAGATGATCAGAAAACATTCTTTGCCTACGTTAAATTCTACGATGAGCAGAAAAAAGTCTTCAAACACCCTGAAGAATGGTGCAGATCCATGCTGCAGGTTTCAG CTCCCTACCAGGATCTGGTCCTGACGGTTAACCACACAACCAACAGTGCAACCTGCTCAGCACGAGGAGGATATCCTGCAGCTCAGGTATCATGGAAGGGTCTGAACAGATCCAGCGATGAAGAGCTGGACCTGCAGGATGCTGAGACGTTCCTGCAGCCGGGTCCAACAGAGAAAACCTTCTCCTTCACAAGCTCTGTCAACATTACAGGGTTAAAGTCTGTAACCTGCGTCGTCTACAACCCTCACTCCAACAAGACCATCACCAGAACTGAAAAGATCGACACTG AGGAGGGCGAGCAGAAGTATCTGTTGCCTATTAAAATAATTGCACCTGTCGTCATCATCGCCCTCATCGCTATTTTGTGTGTGGTGCTACAGAAAAG TATTTTTACTGGACCCCAGGAccagagaaaagatgaagaaggTGCAAGAGAATCAACCCAGCCCTCCGTCCCAGGCAGCCCGGTGTTCTGA
- the LOC119026197 gene encoding uncharacterized protein LOC119026197, translated as MGVHDMIHRTHITGLISEQLLRAAVGGSVLIPCSLHDNRTLSSVYWQEGEQHFFLWDSGKIIQIPNNKYENRAQVFHDKFSSGNISFRLDNISLEDDRKTFFAYVKFDKESQSEERCRSTLQVSDPLNPTQPVSTPPPEKGENEGIHVAAIVLPFLFLLVLAGVYWYRGQHQPQAQDQDQPQAQDQDQPQAQDQDQPQGQDLDPPSQPLVVLNSQDRAQEEATAQAPDAPNQPPVQFNPQDGAQAQAEADAPEDTVPLSEDRAEFFCQTRMSEGTADRDTCEDAAASPEKDKLLKKENGNEDSASD; from the exons ATGGGGGTGCACGACATGATCCACAGGA cACACATTACAGGTCTGATCTCAGAGCAGCTTCTCAGAGCAGCTGTTGGAGGATCTGTCCTGATCCCCTGCTCTCTCCATGATAATCGAACACTCAGCAGCGTTTACTGGCAGGAGGGTGaacaacatttctttctgtGGGACAGTGGGAAAATAATACAAATCCCAAACAACAAATATGAGAACAGGGCTCAAGTCTTCCATGATAAGTTTAGTTCTGGAAATATTTCCTTCAGGCTTGACAACATTTCTCTGGAAGATGATCGGAAAACATTCTTTGCCTACGTTAAATTCGATAAGGAGAGCCAATCTGAAGAACGGTGCAGATCCACGCTGCAGGTTTCAG ATCCACTGAACCCAACACAACCCGTATCTACTCCTCCCCCAGAGAAAG GTGAAAACGAGGGGATTCATGTGGCTGCAATAGTTTTacctttcctcttcctccttgtcCTTGCTGGTGTCTATTGGTACAGAGGGCAAC ATCAACCTCAGGCTCAAGATCAAGATCAACCTCAGGCTCAAGATCAAGATCAACCTCAGGCTCAAGATCAAGATCAACCTCAGGGTCAAGATCTAGATCCACCCAGCCAACCACTGGTTGTCCTTAATTCCCAAGACAGAGCTCAAGAAGAGg ccacagctcaaGCTCCAGATGCACCCAACCAACCACCAGTCCAATTTAATCCCCAAGACGGAGCTCAGGCTCAAGCTGAAG CAGATGCACCTGAGGACACTGTTCCACTATCTGAGGATCGAGCTGAGTTTTTCTGTCAGACAAGGATGAGTGAAGGTACTGCAGACCGCGACACCTGTGAGGACGCTGCTGCTTCTCCAGAGAAAGACaaactgttgaaaaaagaaaatggaaatgaagaCAGCGCCTCTGATTAA
- the LOC119025581 gene encoding uncharacterized protein LOC119025581 isoform X2: MSSTILLIILSAHITGLISEQLLRAAVGGSVLINCSLPGYPLSLNWFYWQEGDNPVFRWENGKEMKIEDNKYEGRFQVFTHEFSAGNISIRLENISLEDDQKTFFSYVKFYDEEKKVLKQSEERCRSRLQVSGLISEQLLSAAVGGSVLIPCSLPGNPLSFYWQEDQSSDQLCHWDSGKTLSGCDKYKGRFQVFNSEFSSGNISIRLDNISPEDDQKTFFAFVHFYDEQKKVAKPSEERCRSTLQVSAPYQDLVLTVNHTTNSATCSARGGYPAAQVSWKGLKRSSDQQLDLQDAETFLQPGPTEKTFSFTSSVNVRGLKSVTCVVYNPHSNKTITRTEKIDTGENKGIHVAAIVLPFLFLLVLAGVYWYRGQPQDPDQPNKPPVEPNLKDQAQAEDSTL; encoded by the exons ATGTCCTCCACCATCCTGCTGATCATCCTGTCTG cACACATTACAGGTCTGATCTCAGAGCAGCTTCTCAGAGCAGCTGTTGGAGGATCCGTCCTGATAAACTGTTCTCTCCCAGGATATCCACTCAGTCTCAACTGGTTTTACTGGCAGGAGGGCGACAATCCTGTTTTTCGATGGGAGAAtgggaaagaaatgaaaatagaaGACAACAAATACGAGGGCAGGTTCCAAGTCTTCACTCATGAGTTTAGTGCTGGAAATATTTCCATCAGACTTGAAAACATTTCTCTCGAAGATGATCAGAAAACATTCTTTTCCTACGTCAAATTCTACgatgaagagaaaaaagtcttaaaacaaTCTGAAGAACGTTGCAGATCCAGGCTGCAGGTTTCAG GTCTGATCTCAGAGCAGCTTCTCAGTGCAGCTGTTGGAGGATCCGTCCTGATCCCCTGCTCTCTCCCTGGTAATCCACTGTCGTTTTACTGGCAGGAGGACCAGTCTTCTGACCAACTGTGTCACTGGGACAGTGGGAAAACATTATCAGGATGTGACAAATACAAGGGCAGGTTCCAAGTCTTCAATTCTGAGTTTAGTTCTGGAAACATTTCCATCAGACTTGACAACATTTCTCCTGAAGATGATCAGAAAACGTTCTTTGCCTTTGTACATTTTTACGATGAGCAGAAAAAAGTCGCCAAACCGTCTGAAGAACGGTGCAGATCCACACTGCAGGTTTCAG CTCCCTACCAGGATCTGGTCCTGACGGTCAACCACACAACCAACAGTGCAACCTGCTCAGCACGAGGAGGATATCCTGCAGCTCAGGTATCATGGAAGGGTCTGAAGAGATCCAGCGATCAACAGCTGGACCTGCAGGATGCTGAGACGTTCCTGCAGCCGGGTCCGACAGAGAAAACCTTCTCCTTCACAAGCTCTGTCAACGTTAGAGGGTTAAAGTCTGTAACCTGCGTCGTCTACAACCCTCACTCCAACAAGACCATCACCAGAACTGAAAAGATCGACACTG GTGAAAACAAGGGGATTCATGTGGCTGCAATAGTTTTacctttcctcttcctccttgtcCTTGCTGGTGTCTATTGGTACAGAGGGCAAC CTCAAGATCCAGATCAACCCAACAAACCACCAGTCGAACCTAATCTCAAAGACCAAGCTCAAGCTGAAG acTCCACATTATAA
- the LOC119025581 gene encoding uncharacterized protein LOC119025581 isoform X3: MNGLLAEGHEDINQRHNKPCLISEQLLSAAVGGSVLIPCSLPGNPLSFYWQEDQSSDQLCHWDSGKTLSGCDKYKGRFQVFNSEFSSGNISIRLDNISPEDDQKTFFAFVHFYDEQKKVAKPSEERCRSTLQVSAPYQDLVLTVNHTTNSATCSARGGYPAAQVSWKGLKRSSDQQLDLQDAETFLQPGPTEKTFSFTSSVNVRGLKSVTCVVYNPHSNKTITRTEKIDTGENKGIHVAAIVLPFLFLLVLAGVYWYRGQPQDPDQPNKPPVEPNLKDQAQAEGEQIFSQNRAVFQLPTTTREGIAGHNTFEKEKLLEKETRTAPQTESEVNLTTWIRTELEREKLKNYYTQTKDLLRQTRVD; the protein is encoded by the exons ATGAATGGACTACTTGCGGAGGGACATGAAGACATTAATCAGAGGCACAATAAACCTT GTCTGATCTCAGAGCAGCTTCTCAGTGCAGCTGTTGGAGGATCCGTCCTGATCCCCTGCTCTCTCCCTGGTAATCCACTGTCGTTTTACTGGCAGGAGGACCAGTCTTCTGACCAACTGTGTCACTGGGACAGTGGGAAAACATTATCAGGATGTGACAAATACAAGGGCAGGTTCCAAGTCTTCAATTCTGAGTTTAGTTCTGGAAACATTTCCATCAGACTTGACAACATTTCTCCTGAAGATGATCAGAAAACGTTCTTTGCCTTTGTACATTTTTACGATGAGCAGAAAAAAGTCGCCAAACCGTCTGAAGAACGGTGCAGATCCACACTGCAGGTTTCAG CTCCCTACCAGGATCTGGTCCTGACGGTCAACCACACAACCAACAGTGCAACCTGCTCAGCACGAGGAGGATATCCTGCAGCTCAGGTATCATGGAAGGGTCTGAAGAGATCCAGCGATCAACAGCTGGACCTGCAGGATGCTGAGACGTTCCTGCAGCCGGGTCCGACAGAGAAAACCTTCTCCTTCACAAGCTCTGTCAACGTTAGAGGGTTAAAGTCTGTAACCTGCGTCGTCTACAACCCTCACTCCAACAAGACCATCACCAGAACTGAAAAGATCGACACTG GTGAAAACAAGGGGATTCATGTGGCTGCAATAGTTTTacctttcctcttcctccttgtcCTTGCTGGTGTCTATTGGTACAGAGGGCAAC CTCAAGATCCAGATCAACCCAACAAACCACCAGTCGAACCTAATCTCAAAGACCAAGCTCAAGCTGAAGGTGAGCAGATTTTTTCTCAGAATCGAGCTGTGTTTCAGCTTCCCACAACGACGAGAGAAGGTATTGCAGGCCACAACACCtttgagaaagaaaagctgttGGAGAAAGAGACAAGGACAGCGCCTCAGACTGAGTCAGAAGTGAATCTGACAACCTGGATCAGAACTGAGTTGGAGAGGGAAAAACTAAAGAACTACTACACACAGACTAAAGACTTGCTCAGACAAACTCGGGTCGATTAA
- the LOC119025581 gene encoding uncharacterized protein LOC119025581 isoform X1 has translation MSSTILLIILSAHITGLISEQLLRAAVGGSVLINCSLPGYPLSLNWFYWQEGDNPVFRWENGKEMKIEDNKYEGRFQVFTHEFSAGNISIRLENISLEDDQKTFFSYVKFYDEEKKVLKQSEERCRSRLQVSGLISEQLLSAAVGGSVLIPCSLPGNPLSFYWQEDQSSDQLCHWDSGKTLSGCDKYKGRFQVFNSEFSSGNISIRLDNISPEDDQKTFFAFVHFYDEQKKVAKPSEERCRSTLQVSAPYQDLVLTVNHTTNSATCSARGGYPAAQVSWKGLKRSSDQQLDLQDAETFLQPGPTEKTFSFTSSVNVRGLKSVTCVVYNPHSNKTITRTEKIDTGENKGIHVAAIVLPFLFLLVLAGVYWYRGQPQDPDQPNKPPVEPNLKDQAQAEGEQIFSQNRAVFQLPTTTREGIAGHNTFEKEKLLEKETRTAPQTESEVNLTTWIRTELEREKLKNYYTQTKDLLRQTRVD, from the exons ATGTCCTCCACCATCCTGCTGATCATCCTGTCTG cACACATTACAGGTCTGATCTCAGAGCAGCTTCTCAGAGCAGCTGTTGGAGGATCCGTCCTGATAAACTGTTCTCTCCCAGGATATCCACTCAGTCTCAACTGGTTTTACTGGCAGGAGGGCGACAATCCTGTTTTTCGATGGGAGAAtgggaaagaaatgaaaatagaaGACAACAAATACGAGGGCAGGTTCCAAGTCTTCACTCATGAGTTTAGTGCTGGAAATATTTCCATCAGACTTGAAAACATTTCTCTCGAAGATGATCAGAAAACATTCTTTTCCTACGTCAAATTCTACgatgaagagaaaaaagtcttaaaacaaTCTGAAGAACGTTGCAGATCCAGGCTGCAGGTTTCAG GTCTGATCTCAGAGCAGCTTCTCAGTGCAGCTGTTGGAGGATCCGTCCTGATCCCCTGCTCTCTCCCTGGTAATCCACTGTCGTTTTACTGGCAGGAGGACCAGTCTTCTGACCAACTGTGTCACTGGGACAGTGGGAAAACATTATCAGGATGTGACAAATACAAGGGCAGGTTCCAAGTCTTCAATTCTGAGTTTAGTTCTGGAAACATTTCCATCAGACTTGACAACATTTCTCCTGAAGATGATCAGAAAACGTTCTTTGCCTTTGTACATTTTTACGATGAGCAGAAAAAAGTCGCCAAACCGTCTGAAGAACGGTGCAGATCCACACTGCAGGTTTCAG CTCCCTACCAGGATCTGGTCCTGACGGTCAACCACACAACCAACAGTGCAACCTGCTCAGCACGAGGAGGATATCCTGCAGCTCAGGTATCATGGAAGGGTCTGAAGAGATCCAGCGATCAACAGCTGGACCTGCAGGATGCTGAGACGTTCCTGCAGCCGGGTCCGACAGAGAAAACCTTCTCCTTCACAAGCTCTGTCAACGTTAGAGGGTTAAAGTCTGTAACCTGCGTCGTCTACAACCCTCACTCCAACAAGACCATCACCAGAACTGAAAAGATCGACACTG GTGAAAACAAGGGGATTCATGTGGCTGCAATAGTTTTacctttcctcttcctccttgtcCTTGCTGGTGTCTATTGGTACAGAGGGCAAC CTCAAGATCCAGATCAACCCAACAAACCACCAGTCGAACCTAATCTCAAAGACCAAGCTCAAGCTGAAGGTGAGCAGATTTTTTCTCAGAATCGAGCTGTGTTTCAGCTTCCCACAACGACGAGAGAAGGTATTGCAGGCCACAACACCtttgagaaagaaaagctgttGGAGAAAGAGACAAGGACAGCGCCTCAGACTGAGTCAGAAGTGAATCTGACAACCTGGATCAGAACTGAGTTGGAGAGGGAAAAACTAAAGAACTACTACACACAGACTAAAGACTTGCTCAGACAAACTCGGGTCGATTAA